A genomic stretch from Alosa sapidissima isolate fAloSap1 chromosome 3, fAloSap1.pri, whole genome shotgun sequence includes:
- the epor gene encoding erythropoietin receptor isoform X1, whose product MGGYLMVTLWTTTDDRRNQGNKGTKLYTPKKCNSIFVQTDDQKMTNVSLARVLAFCFLLCISKDSIAEVSKELEVKVNMLLQYEKNDPKCFLNGTVQIFCFWEERDEDNGTADQYTFRYTYPYCGAAVCPVTVFSIGGGRTFYSCDNFQATLYVPLSIEVLRGEQLIHNRTVFNDHIILLDPPGNLTLRTTAKPGQLKVNWVQPVFIDGDLQYEISYAVRGSQMGKRDVVRSKTDLLLQNLLPGANYSVRARARPQSSGFNGWWSAWSDPVTIRIPNETDPLILSMSLIISFIFLLLSLTIFLNHRKFLSKVLWPTIPSPESKFPDLFTVYKGDFQEWMNQSTGSMRWIPIHYYMEEPVAPLEVLSEVTVRPTPASRVSPPKDTQGAEADGARRLEVGEHEVKRDSPHRWAELQHEAWMLEHLRNLHQHPAPLSQSSLLESQDAYVSLNNSQKPEEEEETPGKEGGGLEDILEESIPLQTLFAGTGTRSSTSHSDLGSMQQSSGSGRLSAQSSLEYPNQTWPPHGPSYTYMAVADSGVSMDYSPMSSSQIADAERKHKPRVIYTNEYKNELPLHKHWPLMGANGLLRADLMDSAASKHQT is encoded by the exons ATGGGGGGCTATCTTATGGTAACGCTGTGGACAACCACAGACGACAGACGTAACCAGGGGAATAAAGGCACTAAATTATACACCCCAAAAAAATGCAATTCAATTTTCGTTCAAACAGATGATCAAAAAATGACAAATGTCAGCCTAGCAAGGGTGTTGGCGTTTTGTTTTCTCCTCTGCATCTCCAAAGACTCAATTGCGGAGGTCTCAAAGGAACTTGAAGTGAAAG TGAACATGTTGCTTCAGTATGAGAAAAATGATCCTAAATGTTTCCTGAATGGGACAGTTCAAATCTTTTGCTTttgggaagagagggatgaggacaATGGGACCGCAGATCAGTATACATTCAGATATACATACCC ATACTGTGGCGCTGCAGTCTGTCCTGTTACAGTCTTCTCTATTGGTGGCGGGAGGACATTCTATTCTTGTGATAATTTTCAAGCTACACTATACGTTCCACTCTCCATAGAAGTGCTGCGTGGTGAGCAACTAATCCACAACCGCACTGTCTTCAATGATCACATCA TCTTACTAGATCCTCCAGGCAACCTGACACTGAGAACAACAGCAAAGCCAGGCCAGCTGAAGGTGAACTGGGTGCAACCAGTCTTCATTGATGGAGACCTGCAGTACGAGATTAGCTATGCTGTTAGAGGAAGCCAGATGGGAAAG CGTGACGTGGTGCGCAGCAAAACAGACCTGCTCCTCCAAAACCTGCTGCCAGGTGCCAATTACTCGGTGAGGGCCCGCGCTCGGCCTCAGAGCTCAGGCTTCAATGGCTGGTGGAGTGCCTGGTCAGATCCAGTGACGATTAGGATACCCAATG AGACGGACCCCCTAATATTATCAATGAGCCTCATAATCTCCTTCATCTTCCTTCTGCTCTCTTTGACCATCTTCTTGAACCATCGCAA GTTCCTTTCAAAGGTCTTGTGGCCCACCATTCCAAGCCCTGAAAGCAAATTCCCTGATCTCTTTACTGTCTACAAAGGGGATTTCCAG GAATGGATGAACCAAAGCACTGGCAGTATGAGGTGGATCCCAATCCACTACTACATGGAGGAGCCTGTGGCTCCGCTGGAGGTGCTCTCGGAGGTCACCGTCAGACCGACCCCGGCTAGTCGCGTTTCACCTCCCAAGGACACTCAGGGCGCAGAGGCTGATGGAGCCAGGCGACTGGAGGTGGGCGAGCATGAGGTGAAGAGAGACTCTCCGCACAGGTGGGCTGAGCTGCAGCATGAGGCTTGGATGCTGGAGCACCTTCGGAACCTGCATCAACACCCGGCCCCCCTCTCCCAGTCCTCTCTCCTGGAGTCCCAGGACGCCTACGTCTCCCTCAACAACTCGCAGAAGCccgaggaagaagaggagacgCCAGGAAAGGAAGGGGGTGGCCTGGAGGACATCCTGGAGGAGTCCATACCTCTGCAGACTCTATTCGCAGGGACAGGAACCAGGTCGTCCACATCTCACTCTGACCTGGGCTCCATGCAGCAGAGCTCCGGCTCGGGCCGACTGTCTGCACAGTCCAGCTTGGAGTACCCCAACCAGACCTGGCCGCCACACGGCCCCAGCTACACCTACATGGCCGTGGCTGACTCAGGAGTGTCCATGGACTACAGCCCCATGAGCTCCAGCCAGATCGCGGATGCAGAGCGGAAACACAAGCCCAGGGTCATCTACACCAACGAGTATAAAAACGAGCTGCCCCTCCACAAACACTGGCCACTTATGGGGGCCAATGGGCTCCTGAGGGCTGACCTCATGGACTCTGCAGCTTCGAAACACCAAACATAA
- the epor gene encoding erythropoietin receptor isoform X2 — translation MGQFKSFAFGKRGMRTMGPQISIHSDIHTQVLRGEQLIHNRTVFNDHIILLDPPGNLTLRTTAKPGQLKVNWVQPVFIDGDLQYEISYAVRGSQMGKRDVVRSKTDLLLQNLLPGANYSVRARARPQSSGFNGWWSAWSDPVTIRIPNETDPLILSMSLIISFIFLLLSLTIFLNHRKFLSKVLWPTIPSPESKFPDLFTVYKGDFQEWMNQSTGSMRWIPIHYYMEEPVAPLEVLSEVTVRPTPASRVSPPKDTQGAEADGARRLEVGEHEVKRDSPHRWAELQHEAWMLEHLRNLHQHPAPLSQSSLLESQDAYVSLNNSQKPEEEEETPGKEGGGLEDILEESIPLQTLFAGTGTRSSTSHSDLGSMQQSSGSGRLSAQSSLEYPNQTWPPHGPSYTYMAVADSGVSMDYSPMSSSQIADAERKHKPRVIYTNEYKNELPLHKHWPLMGANGLLRADLMDSAASKHQT, via the exons ATGGGACAGTTCAAATCTTTTGCTTttgggaagagagggatgaggacaATGGGACCGCAGATCAGTATACATTCAGATATACATACCC AAGTGCTGCGTGGTGAGCAACTAATCCACAACCGCACTGTCTTCAATGATCACATCA TCTTACTAGATCCTCCAGGCAACCTGACACTGAGAACAACAGCAAAGCCAGGCCAGCTGAAGGTGAACTGGGTGCAACCAGTCTTCATTGATGGAGACCTGCAGTACGAGATTAGCTATGCTGTTAGAGGAAGCCAGATGGGAAAG CGTGACGTGGTGCGCAGCAAAACAGACCTGCTCCTCCAAAACCTGCTGCCAGGTGCCAATTACTCGGTGAGGGCCCGCGCTCGGCCTCAGAGCTCAGGCTTCAATGGCTGGTGGAGTGCCTGGTCAGATCCAGTGACGATTAGGATACCCAATG AGACGGACCCCCTAATATTATCAATGAGCCTCATAATCTCCTTCATCTTCCTTCTGCTCTCTTTGACCATCTTCTTGAACCATCGCAA GTTCCTTTCAAAGGTCTTGTGGCCCACCATTCCAAGCCCTGAAAGCAAATTCCCTGATCTCTTTACTGTCTACAAAGGGGATTTCCAG GAATGGATGAACCAAAGCACTGGCAGTATGAGGTGGATCCCAATCCACTACTACATGGAGGAGCCTGTGGCTCCGCTGGAGGTGCTCTCGGAGGTCACCGTCAGACCGACCCCGGCTAGTCGCGTTTCACCTCCCAAGGACACTCAGGGCGCAGAGGCTGATGGAGCCAGGCGACTGGAGGTGGGCGAGCATGAGGTGAAGAGAGACTCTCCGCACAGGTGGGCTGAGCTGCAGCATGAGGCTTGGATGCTGGAGCACCTTCGGAACCTGCATCAACACCCGGCCCCCCTCTCCCAGTCCTCTCTCCTGGAGTCCCAGGACGCCTACGTCTCCCTCAACAACTCGCAGAAGCccgaggaagaagaggagacgCCAGGAAAGGAAGGGGGTGGCCTGGAGGACATCCTGGAGGAGTCCATACCTCTGCAGACTCTATTCGCAGGGACAGGAACCAGGTCGTCCACATCTCACTCTGACCTGGGCTCCATGCAGCAGAGCTCCGGCTCGGGCCGACTGTCTGCACAGTCCAGCTTGGAGTACCCCAACCAGACCTGGCCGCCACACGGCCCCAGCTACACCTACATGGCCGTGGCTGACTCAGGAGTGTCCATGGACTACAGCCCCATGAGCTCCAGCCAGATCGCGGATGCAGAGCGGAAACACAAGCCCAGGGTCATCTACACCAACGAGTATAAAAACGAGCTGCCCCTCCACAAACACTGGCCACTTATGGGGGCCAATGGGCTCCTGAGGGCTGACCTCATGGACTCTGCAGCTTCGAAACACCAAACATAA